Proteins encoded together in one Campylobacter concisus window:
- a CDS encoding Ig-like domain-containing protein, with protein sequence MATRIGVIKSISQGANVIATAKDGTQRVLKVGDEIFLGETIQTTDFDSKVVITANDGKDIAIIGKDTLNLDKSVAHNESFGDDSVADVSAIQKALLDGANITDLEETAAGGNQGGNAGGDGVSLGAASFEEGGHYSNITDDYRNLPDSNRAFQTPENSIGGYNDGNDAGNATPVAPVIPPISVDIKTLTDDFGTIKGDYSLDAPSVPRTNDATPTISGTVEPTAVRAVVSVLDKDGHEVFTKTLNPSDYADGKFKFTTDQLSVNGSHDGDYEVKVVATGRDGSTATDTGNFVLDTVAKITINVETEMSLVKESEMSSGLKGNFWFNHIYEEGVRGTELRPYAFNNTTYAHNGMKQNDFVEYYMNNTKPWASFKAKELNFQQGKGGDRDNVDSDAGTVSGLDGAHNKIGTVDLDGNVVTPNNEWVAPNFKALEYFIDNAKGSDIHIVRDAPNGKNTTAGAMVNLKGTMYLEPGDYKFDAKGTDDSVRFKVDGVTMVDYDTIHSGNRATVTTLHVDKAGYYDFDMSYANYIFWGKLKLTVSKDGGPESILGSEASGIKLNSTDFDSYVDTVTRNVYKVTQKITGTVDNVEDGQIVTVTSSTGESHTAKVVDGKYEVEFRTSDPKATYTAKVSDLVGNEAQASSAKINVATDLIDATDDDASIVSANTNTGINDATKYYKFTTDDIAQTDKFSTNAPLPVLSDKTPTFTGSIDSSATKAIITVLDKNGHEVFTKELSQSEFANGKFEVTSDSLEDGNYKIKATAIFENGENKTSSTVVSDFVVDKTPVTIENIKIIENDNEGLHHTINFNLKNYEDGDKIESIKIVTADGNTNVISVGTTKPTNGVLSFEYDHKIKLGDKIEVEMTDKAGTKYTHVNEILVPTMTQFENGNDTTTNANNRSAEKLWGTMEMSESGLRADGSRIVSNDAIPYLRAVIPEDATAGNASQNQTVSEFLNSGRGITWGTGDVRFVATNVDKGVSKDLLSQAIEKPIGNVTPDHYNRLTGYNNRLDPAGKMADGVYKISIDGKYQGGDELLYNSIKFTIDATAATIKDSNLSYDAATDKTTWSGNLSENGVGASYTLKQHFEEAVKGIALKDSITLRDANGHIIAANSVTLDDNGNFEAVFNGDVKSSDVYLQVSDIAKNTRVVADNDNNNVITTSEGNDIINVGDGNNVINAGRGENEIRTGNGNNVIITGDNNDVITTGSGNDYIDAGRSGYTGMNKGDLVNAGAGNDKVVFTFDNPRAALSQSLDGGTGTDTLIMRPVAKDGTIDFDKIDNKGLNNAIKSFEEIQLGMDEHGNDNQAVKLLNLKADNVFSITDDVNTILKISGDNKDSVSLKGFTEATDQTGVQAGYTRYEGQTSSATPTTIYIDVDNDINKQLV encoded by the coding sequence ATGGCAACAAGGATAGGCGTTATAAAAAGTATCTCACAAGGAGCAAATGTAATCGCAACTGCAAAGGATGGCACACAAAGAGTGTTAAAAGTAGGCGATGAAATTTTTCTTGGTGAGACTATACAGACAACTGATTTTGACTCAAAAGTAGTCATAACTGCAAACGATGGCAAAGATATCGCGATCATCGGAAAAGATACCCTAAATTTAGACAAGAGCGTAGCTCACAATGAGAGCTTTGGTGACGATAGCGTAGCTGATGTAAGCGCTATACAAAAAGCACTTCTTGATGGTGCAAACATCACTGATCTTGAAGAGACTGCAGCTGGTGGTAACCAAGGTGGCAACGCTGGTGGAGACGGCGTAAGCTTAGGTGCTGCAAGCTTTGAAGAGGGTGGTCACTACTCAAACATTACTGATGATTATAGAAATTTACCTGACTCAAATAGAGCTTTTCAAACTCCAGAAAACTCAATCGGCGGCTACAATGACGGCAATGACGCAGGCAATGCAACTCCTGTTGCGCCAGTTATACCTCCAATCAGTGTTGATATCAAAACTTTAACTGATGATTTTGGAACTATAAAAGGCGATTACAGCCTAGACGCGCCAAGCGTACCTCGCACAAATGACGCTACTCCAACTATAAGTGGTACAGTTGAGCCTACTGCTGTAAGAGCTGTTGTTAGCGTGCTTGACAAGGACGGACACGAAGTCTTTACAAAAACTCTAAATCCAAGCGATTATGCTGATGGTAAATTTAAATTTACAACTGATCAGTTAAGCGTAAATGGTAGCCATGATGGCGACTATGAAGTAAAAGTAGTAGCAACTGGAAGAGACGGCAGTACTGCAACCGATACTGGTAATTTTGTGCTTGATACAGTTGCAAAGATCACTATAAACGTTGAAACCGAGATGAGCCTTGTTAAAGAGTCTGAGATGAGTAGCGGACTAAAAGGAAATTTCTGGTTTAACCACATCTATGAAGAAGGCGTAAGAGGTACTGAGCTAAGACCTTATGCCTTTAATAATACAACATACGCTCATAACGGCATGAAGCAAAATGATTTTGTCGAATACTATATGAACAACACTAAGCCTTGGGCAAGCTTTAAAGCAAAAGAGCTAAATTTCCAACAAGGTAAAGGCGGCGATAGAGATAATGTTGATAGCGATGCTGGAACAGTCTCAGGACTAGATGGCGCTCATAATAAGATAGGCACGGTCGATCTTGATGGTAATGTAGTAACTCCAAATAATGAGTGGGTAGCTCCAAATTTCAAAGCGCTTGAGTACTTTATCGACAACGCAAAAGGTAGCGATATTCATATCGTAAGAGATGCTCCTAATGGCAAAAACACAACAGCTGGTGCGATGGTAAATTTAAAAGGCACTATGTATCTTGAGCCAGGGGATTATAAATTTGACGCAAAAGGCACTGATGATAGCGTGAGATTTAAGGTTGATGGCGTTACTATGGTTGATTATGACACTATCCACTCGGGAAATAGAGCCACAGTTACAACTTTACACGTTGATAAAGCAGGTTACTATGACTTTGATATGAGCTATGCAAACTATATCTTTTGGGGTAAGCTAAAACTAACAGTTTCAAAAGATGGCGGACCTGAGAGCATACTTGGCTCGGAGGCAAGTGGCATAAAACTAAATTCAACCGACTTTGACAGCTATGTAGATACAGTAACAAGAAATGTCTATAAAGTAACTCAAAAGATCACAGGAACTGTGGATAATGTAGAAGACGGACAGATCGTAACTGTCACGTCAAGCACAGGTGAGAGCCATACAGCTAAAGTGGTAGATGGCAAATATGAAGTTGAGTTTAGAACAAGCGATCCAAAAGCTACATATACAGCAAAGGTTAGCGACCTTGTAGGTAACGAGGCGCAGGCATCATCAGCTAAGATAAATGTCGCCACAGACCTAATAGACGCTACCGATGATGACGCAAGCATTGTAAGTGCGAATACAAATACAGGTATAAATGACGCAACTAAATATTATAAATTTACAACTGACGACATCGCTCAAACTGATAAATTTTCAACCAACGCGCCATTACCAGTGCTAAGCGACAAAACTCCGACATTTACAGGTAGCATAGATAGTAGTGCAACTAAAGCGATCATCACTGTGCTTGATAAAAATGGACACGAAGTCTTTACAAAAGAGCTTAGCCAAAGTGAATTTGCAAATGGTAAATTTGAAGTCACATCTGATAGCTTAGAGGATGGCAACTACAAGATCAAAGCAACTGCTATCTTTGAAAATGGCGAGAACAAGACAAGTAGTACGGTAGTGAGTGATTTTGTGGTTGATAAGACACCAGTTACTATAGAAAACATCAAGATCATCGAAAATGACAATGAGGGGCTACACCATACGATCAATTTTAACCTCAAAAACTATGAGGATGGCGATAAGATCGAGAGTATAAAAATCGTAACAGCTGATGGAAATACTAACGTAATCTCTGTTGGCACAACTAAACCAACCAATGGTGTGCTAAGCTTTGAGTACGATCACAAGATAAAACTAGGCGATAAGATCGAAGTTGAGATGACTGATAAAGCTGGTACAAAATATACTCATGTAAATGAAATTTTAGTTCCAACTATGACGCAGTTTGAAAACGGCAATGACACAACTACAAATGCAAATAACCGCTCAGCTGAGAAGTTGTGGGGCACTATGGAGATGAGCGAGAGTGGCCTTAGAGCTGATGGCTCAAGGATCGTTTCAAACGACGCTATCCCATATCTAAGAGCTGTGATCCCAGAAGATGCAACAGCTGGCAATGCTAGCCAAAATCAAACTGTAAGTGAGTTTTTAAATAGCGGCAGAGGCATAACATGGGGCACTGGCGATGTTAGATTTGTAGCAACTAACGTTGATAAAGGTGTTTCAAAAGATCTATTATCTCAAGCGATAGAAAAACCGATAGGCAATGTAACGCCTGATCACTACAATAGACTTACAGGCTATAACAACAGACTTGATCCCGCTGGCAAAATGGCTGATGGCGTTTATAAAATTTCTATCGATGGTAAATATCAAGGTGGAGATGAGCTACTTTACAACTCTATTAAATTTACGATCGACGCAACAGCTGCAACGATAAAAGACTCAAATTTAAGCTACGATGCAGCTACAGATAAAACCACATGGAGTGGAAATTTAAGTGAAAATGGAGTTGGTGCAAGCTATACGCTAAAACAACACTTTGAAGAGGCGGTAAAAGGTATAGCTCTAAAAGATAGCATCACTTTAAGAGATGCAAATGGACACATCATAGCTGCAAATTCTGTAACGCTTGATGACAATGGAAATTTCGAAGCTGTATTTAACGGCGATGTAAAATCAAGCGATGTCTATCTACAAGTTTCTGATATCGCTAAAAATACAAGAGTAGTTGCAGATAATGACAACAATAACGTTATCACAACAAGTGAAGGTAACGACATCATCAACGTTGGAGATGGAAACAACGTGATCAATGCAGGACGTGGTGAAAATGAAATTCGCACAGGCAACGGCAACAATGTAATCATCACTGGTGACAACAACGACGTTATAACCACAGGAAGTGGTAATGACTACATAGACGCTGGCAGAAGTGGCTATACTGGCATGAACAAAGGCGATCTAGTAAATGCTGGCGCTGGCAATGATAAGGTTGTATTTACTTTTGATAATCCAAGAGCAGCTCTATCTCAAAGCCTTGATGGCGGCACTGGCACAGATACGCTTATCATGCGTCCAGTGGCAAAGGATGGCACTATCGACTTTGATAAGATAGACAACAAAGGCTTGAATAACGCGATCAAGAGTTTTGAAGAGATCCAACTTGGCATGGATGAGCATGGCAATGACAATCAAGCTGTTAAGCTACTAAATTTAAAAGCGGATAATGTATTTAGCATCACTGATGATGTAAATACTATCTTAAAAATAAGTGGCGACAACAAAGATAGCGTTTCATTAAAAGGATTTACTGAGGCTACAGATCAAACTGGTGTTCAAGCTGGATATACAAGATACGAGGGTCAAACAAGCTCAGCTACTCCGACAACTATCTACATAGATGTGGATAACGACATAAACAAACAACTTGTATAA
- a CDS encoding retention module-containing protein has protein sequence MQKLGVIKNILGGEIVAVDKSGNERVLKVGDSIFEGETIKANGSAKAVIAANDGKEVSLQNGESLSLDKEANALSDNPEIASIQKALLNGANITDLEETAAGGNPAGGNATGDGVSLGAASFAEGGHYSNINENYRNLTDANRAFQTPENSIGGYNDAGTDADTTTPISPTTPVTPSTPVTPPTPSTPSTPGVTVTPGTPSPANPPVITPRPGAVEITTSIDPATSEVRESGAGANGEGGHYLVYKLGLSGTPVSPSGETTDLGLNFLGGTRGEDYSNVVEYSTDNGTTFHPLSGYTITGVNIEDISKVQVRIKVLDDYGQANLDHHNQNEGSRAEIYGVDDNNSPVKNGLTQGVENFGVYKEGVSLSVTPTSSYLLPTTAANRAEGYIIDNDDNLEITSDLSYTDGNNYRIKTLDGDDTVTIKANVKGTQINTDDGDDIVNFDKAGIAFGSDNIDEHASINMYEGNDTVNINEAMKLGKAHISLDFYENSTGKDTLNINADVTGLGTTNNSSFYLGGGDDAINIKNATVSGVNIDASKGADTINIDNATIEKTNIFLTHRDKLNEADKVDINDATFIGSSIGVYNSSYNGEMADLNNDQVINVHGKTRFINTGASDSGGLSATHVNINGTDSDKILFTGASSIHGKEINIDHALFSHGGEIGNYVGDQGRNYFSDAAVTLTNTQTDDKVGFRFDAGNDTLTFNGNNTFGNGTEGSGAGIDMGGGNNTINFVGKNSAASLNLETGDGADTINIGGETSFGGTFTGSTDGYTFKQRVSISTGSGDDTINIDKGAVLKAATINTGDGNDNVKLNGELQDTPDYWHSTSSIDLGSGDDTLHIGKDAIMGSGTTIKGGAGTDTLDIAGNIDFSKVAGFEKLTLGGSENNVTLNLTINDVLNITNGNGTNRTLRIDGEAGDQVDMSAFSKGGVNSEGYTEYSATHNNGTTFTIEIKDEIVLHS, from the coding sequence ATGCAAAAGTTAGGCGTTATCAAAAATATCCTAGGCGGTGAAATCGTAGCTGTTGATAAAAGTGGCAACGAAAGAGTCTTGAAGGTGGGCGATAGCATTTTTGAAGGCGAAACGATAAAGGCTAATGGCTCTGCAAAAGCAGTGATCGCAGCAAACGACGGCAAAGAGGTCAGCTTGCAAAACGGCGAAAGTCTAAGCCTAGATAAAGAGGCAAATGCACTTAGTGACAACCCAGAGATAGCCTCTATCCAAAAAGCCTTACTAAACGGCGCAAACATCACAGACCTTGAAGAGACTGCAGCTGGTGGCAACCCAGCAGGTGGCAATGCTACTGGAGATGGCGTGAGCTTGGGAGCTGCAAGCTTTGCTGAGGGTGGCCACTACTCAAATATCAATGAAAACTATAGAAATTTAACCGACGCAAATAGAGCTTTTCAAACTCCAGAAAACTCAATAGGCGGCTATAACGATGCAGGCACAGATGCGGATACGACAACTCCTATCTCACCAACTACGCCTGTCACGCCGAGTACCCCAGTAACGCCACCAACTCCAAGTACTCCAAGTACTCCTGGCGTCACCGTAACACCAGGCACTCCTTCACCTGCTAATCCTCCAGTCATCACGCCTCGTCCTGGTGCAGTAGAGATCACTACTAGCATCGATCCTGCTACTAGCGAGGTAAGAGAGAGCGGCGCAGGAGCAAACGGCGAGGGCGGACACTATCTTGTTTATAAACTAGGTCTATCAGGCACACCAGTAAGCCCAAGTGGTGAGACTACAGATCTAGGTTTAAATTTCCTCGGTGGCACTAGAGGAGAGGATTATTCAAACGTGGTTGAATACTCGACTGACAATGGTACGACATTTCATCCACTATCAGGCTACACGATAACTGGCGTAAATATAGAAGATATCTCAAAAGTGCAAGTAAGGATAAAGGTGCTTGACGACTATGGACAAGCAAATTTAGACCATCATAATCAAAATGAAGGCAGTAGAGCAGAAATTTATGGTGTAGATGATAACAATAGCCCAGTAAAAAACGGTCTCACTCAAGGTGTTGAGAATTTTGGCGTTTATAAAGAAGGTGTAAGTCTAAGCGTCACTCCAACTAGTAGCTACCTACTACCAACAACAGCCGCAAATAGAGCCGAAGGCTACATCATTGACAATGATGATAATCTAGAGATAACAAGCGATCTTAGTTATACAGATGGCAACAACTACCGTATAAAAACTCTAGATGGAGATGATACAGTAACTATAAAAGCAAACGTAAAAGGCACTCAAATCAACACCGATGATGGAGATGATATTGTAAATTTTGATAAGGCTGGCATTGCATTTGGCAGTGATAATATCGATGAGCATGCAAGTATCAATATGTATGAGGGTAATGACACTGTAAATATAAATGAGGCTATGAAATTAGGCAAAGCTCATATAAGTCTCGATTTTTATGAAAATAGCACAGGCAAAGATACTCTAAATATAAATGCAGATGTCACTGGTTTAGGTACTACAAATAATAGCTCTTTTTATCTTGGCGGTGGCGATGATGCGATAAATATCAAAAACGCAACCGTAAGTGGGGTAAATATAGATGCTAGCAAAGGCGCAGATACTATAAATATAGATAATGCCACTATAGAAAAGACAAACATTTTCTTGACGCATCGCGATAAGTTAAACGAAGCTGATAAGGTTGATATAAACGACGCTACCTTTATAGGCTCATCGATAGGCGTTTATAACTCTTCTTATAATGGCGAAATGGCTGATTTGAATAATGATCAAGTGATAAATGTGCATGGCAAGACAAGATTTATAAACACAGGCGCTAGTGATAGCGGTGGGCTTAGTGCAACTCATGTAAATATAAATGGCACTGATAGCGATAAGATACTTTTTACAGGTGCTTCAAGTATTCATGGCAAAGAGATCAATATAGATCATGCACTATTTAGTCATGGTGGCGAGATAGGAAATTACGTTGGCGATCAAGGTAGAAACTACTTTTCAGATGCTGCTGTAACACTTACAAATACCCAAACGGATGATAAAGTTGGTTTTAGATTTGATGCTGGAAATGACACTTTGACATTTAATGGCAACAACACTTTTGGCAATGGCACTGAAGGTTCAGGTGCTGGTATAGACATGGGCGGTGGCAACAACACTATAAATTTCGTGGGTAAAAACAGTGCTGCTAGTTTAAATTTAGAAACTGGGGACGGAGCTGATACTATAAATATAGGTGGAGAAACTAGCTTTGGAGGCACATTTACAGGCAGTACTGATGGCTATACCTTTAAACAAAGGGTTAGCATATCAACAGGCTCAGGTGATGATACTATAAATATCGACAAAGGCGCTGTTTTAAAAGCTGCGACAATAAATACTGGCGACGGCAATGATAATGTAAAGTTAAATGGAGAACTACAAGACACACCTGATTATTGGCATTCTACTAGTAGCATAGATCTAGGTAGTGGCGATGATACACTTCATATCGGAAAAGATGCAATAATGGGAAGTGGTACAACTATCAAGGGTGGAGCAGGCACTGATACGCTAGATATTGCTGGAAATATCGACTTTAGCAAGGTAGCTGGCTTTGAAAAACTTACTCTTGGTGGCAGTGAAAACAACGTAACACTAAATTTAACTATAAATGACGTGCTAAATATCACAAATGGCAACGGCACTAACCGCACTCTAAGGATAGATGGCGAGGCAGGCGATCAAGTAGATATGTCAGCCTTTAGCAAAGGTGGGGTAAATTCTGAAGGATATACAGAGTACTCAGCTACGCATAATAATGGTACGACATTTACCATCGAGATAAAAGACGAAATAGTCTTACACTCTTAA
- a CDS encoding response regulator transcription factor produces the protein MQEALEILKKVSILVAEDDEMARELIITGLKPYCGQVVGAKDGQDGLEKFKKQGFDIVMSDIHMPVLNGFEMMNEIKKLKPHQKFIVFTSYDSDENLIKSYEQGATLFLKKPIDIKDLRSMLISLSFERDEKLVRLSDEVSINLKREKIYKNGSELYLSFLQNKIFWLFAYNLNKLVTYEMIEEFVYESTEVSKAAIQNVVLRLKRELGVKFKNISESGYILVAKSEKA, from the coding sequence ATGCAAGAGGCGTTAGAAATTTTAAAAAAAGTATCTATCTTAGTAGCTGAAGATGACGAGATGGCAAGAGAGCTCATCATCACTGGGCTTAAGCCATACTGTGGTCAAGTCGTAGGCGCAAAAGATGGGCAAGATGGGCTGGAGAAATTTAAAAAACAGGGCTTTGACATCGTGATGAGCGACATTCACATGCCAGTGTTAAATGGCTTTGAGATGATGAACGAGATAAAAAAGCTAAAACCTCATCAGAAATTTATCGTCTTTACCTCGTATGATAGCGATGAAAATTTGATCAAGAGCTATGAGCAGGGGGCGACCTTATTTTTGAAAAAGCCTATCGATATAAAGGATCTTAGATCGATGCTGATAAGCCTAAGCTTTGAGCGAGATGAGAAGCTAGTGCGCCTAAGTGATGAGGTAAGTATAAATTTAAAAAGAGAGAAAATTTATAAAAACGGTAGCGAGCTATACCTTAGCTTCTTGCAAAATAAGATATTTTGGCTATTTGCCTACAACCTAAACAAGCTTGTGACCTACGAGATGATAGAGGAATTTGTCTATGAGAGCACCGAGGTGAGTAAGGCCGCCATACAAAATGTCGTTTTGCGCCTAAAACGCGAGCTTGGCGTTAAATTTAAAAACATCAGCGAGAGTGGGTATATCTTAGTCGCCAAGAGCGAAAAAGCATAA
- a CDS encoding sensor histidine kinase yields MGINLKSQNIKIYAIILLASLFVVLLGLNSYNKAKEKIIELSDKNNIAVSKNIVSNFQIWLDERLNSLIRASKFIQNSGIIDDDTRVANFIKLFKENAKEFDLMQLLREDGEIFVDGQKISEEVMSKRERAGLIWYVETKNTNAPSVNFMQNHKILKDSTLNLCVPVEKDNKFEAALCGVVRIGTIFDSIKNFSLAPNSYSFLVTHSGEILTSMADATLKREIEEKFKELFLKDEDITSLKIGQNLIQVAEIPTMNWFIGAGTNNEEEILAMTREALKNALNLLFAFVALAFLANSLHNFMYNKIKKVQDEYETLLAHRAKMSEAGELISGISHQFIQPVNSLKLMLSSAIMLKKEGKLSDEELVNLLGKGQSSIELLSKTIEIFRNFYKSAENVSEFDIQTSVRNLITLMHTELSRANVSVKFSGFEEMKVCQIENIIQQILLILIHNAKDSLVESYKDEPLKRVIELKFRSFEDKCYIGVYDSGGGVSYEMSKKIFTWLNTTKKQGNGIGLYFAKKLARDKLNGDITLAHNLKPTIFELSFDKNLKG; encoded by the coding sequence ATGGGTATTAATTTAAAATCACAAAATATTAAAATTTATGCGATCATCTTGCTAGCAAGCCTCTTTGTCGTGCTTCTTGGGCTAAATAGCTACAACAAAGCAAAAGAAAAGATCATCGAGCTATCTGATAAAAACAACATCGCAGTTAGCAAAAACATCGTTAGCAACTTTCAAATTTGGCTTGATGAGCGCTTAAACTCACTCATCCGTGCGTCAAAATTTATCCAAAACTCTGGCATCATAGATGACGATACTAGGGTGGCAAATTTCATAAAGCTCTTTAAAGAAAATGCGAAAGAATTTGATCTCATGCAGCTTTTAAGAGAGGATGGCGAGATCTTTGTAGATGGGCAAAAGATCTCAGAAGAGGTGATGTCAAAGCGCGAGCGAGCGGGGCTTATCTGGTATGTCGAGACAAAAAATACAAATGCCCCAAGCGTAAATTTCATGCAAAATCACAAAATTTTAAAGGACTCTACTTTAAATTTATGCGTGCCAGTTGAAAAGGATAATAAATTTGAGGCGGCACTTTGCGGCGTCGTGCGAATAGGCACTATCTTTGATAGTATCAAAAACTTTAGTCTTGCGCCAAATTCTTACTCATTTTTGGTAACTCACAGCGGCGAGATCCTCACATCGATGGCTGATGCGACGCTTAAAAGAGAGATCGAGGAGAAATTTAAGGAGCTATTTTTAAAAGATGAGGACATCACTAGCCTAAAGATAGGGCAAAATTTGATCCAAGTAGCCGAGATACCGACGATGAACTGGTTTATCGGAGCTGGCACAAACAACGAAGAAGAAATTTTAGCCATGACAAGAGAGGCGCTAAAAAACGCCCTAAATTTACTCTTTGCCTTCGTCGCACTTGCATTTTTGGCAAACAGCCTGCACAACTTCATGTATAACAAGATAAAAAAGGTGCAAGACGAGTACGAGACCTTGCTGGCGCACAGAGCCAAGATGAGCGAGGCTGGAGAGCTCATAAGTGGCATAAGTCATCAGTTTATCCAGCCAGTAAATTCGCTAAAACTGATGCTAAGCTCGGCGATAATGCTAAAAAAAGAGGGCAAGCTAAGCGATGAGGAGCTTGTAAATTTACTAGGAAAAGGGCAAAGCTCGATCGAACTACTTTCAAAAACAATCGAAATTTTTAGAAATTTTTACAAAAGCGCTGAAAATGTGAGCGAATTTGATATCCAAACAAGCGTTAGAAATTTAATAACACTTATGCACACAGAGCTTAGCCGTGCAAATGTAAGCGTGAAATTTAGCGGATTTGAAGAGATGAAGGTCTGTCAGATAGAAAACATCATCCAGCAAATTTTGCTAATCCTAATCCACAACGCAAAGGACTCACTAGTTGAGAGCTACAAAGATGAGCCGCTAAAACGCGTCATAGAGCTAAAATTTAGAAGCTTTGAAGATAAGTGCTACATCGGCGTTTATGATAGTGGCGGCGGCGTGAGCTACGAGATGAGTAAGAAAATTTTTACCTGGCTAAACACGACTAAAAAGCAAGGAAATGGCATAGGACTTTACTTTGCTAAAAAGCTAGCACGTGATAAGCTAAATGGCGACATCACGCTTGCGCACAACCTAAAGCCAACTATTTTTGAGCTAAGCTTTGATAAGAATTTAAAGGGTTAA
- the dsbI gene encoding protein-disulfide oxidoreductase DsbI: protein MSFFKKMAKFQDSRISWAILVFVSVALVVIAHSLFQNYAYMPPCEQCVYIRFAFLCMALGGVIAIINPKNLLFALVGYVFAFWGAVQGIMYSVKLAKIHDAVHGDDPFGVQGCSTEPHYPFGLPLEKWAPDWFMPTGDCGYDSPMVPDGVVLSDLQKSIVDLYADGWYLVPSSKFMSMADCTLLGFGICFIVLALMLVSKLLSFKK from the coding sequence ATGAGCTTTTTTAAAAAAATGGCTAAATTTCAAGACTCACGCATCTCTTGGGCGATCTTAGTCTTTGTAAGCGTTGCGCTTGTTGTCATTGCGCATTCGCTCTTTCAAAACTACGCCTATATGCCTCCTTGCGAGCAGTGCGTCTATATACGTTTTGCCTTTTTGTGTATGGCACTTGGCGGCGTGATCGCTATCATAAATCCTAAAAATTTACTCTTTGCCCTTGTTGGCTACGTCTTTGCCTTTTGGGGAGCGGTGCAGGGCATAATGTATAGCGTAAAGCTAGCCAAAATCCACGACGCGGTGCATGGCGATGATCCATTTGGCGTGCAGGGCTGCTCGACTGAGCCGCACTATCCATTTGGTTTGCCACTTGAGAAGTGGGCGCCAGACTGGTTTATGCCGACAGGCGACTGCGGCTATGACAGCCCTATGGTGCCTGATGGCGTGGTGCTAAGCGATCTGCAAAAGAGCATAGTAGATCTTTACGCAGATGGCTGGTATCTTGTGCCGTCTTCTAAATTTATGTCGATGGCGGATTGCACGCTGCTTGGCTTTGGCATTTGCTTTATCGTGCTTGCACTTATGCTTGTTTCAAAGCTCTTATCTTTTAAAAAATAA
- a CDS encoding thiol:disulfide interchange protein DsbA/DsbL — protein sequence MSFLSKFSKAIFAVAVAGAISASAFIEGEDYVKLEKPLSAGQNTLVKIFSYACPFCYKYDKSVTPKVVEKIPGLKYEPFHLKTKGDYGEVASKVFAVLITMDEAKGVSLFDENSLFKKAKFAYYKAYHDKKERWGDGKDAEGFLKTGLDAAGVSKADYEKELANPKVTELLKKWDESYDVAKIQGVPAFVVNGKYLIMTKSISSLDGMAALIEELLKK from the coding sequence ATGAGTTTTCTATCTAAATTTAGTAAGGCTATCTTTGCCGTTGCGGTAGCTGGAGCGATTAGTGCAAGTGCATTTATTGAGGGCGAGGACTACGTCAAGCTCGAAAAGCCGCTAAGCGCGGGACAAAATACGCTAGTTAAAATTTTTAGCTACGCTTGCCCATTTTGCTACAAATACGACAAGAGCGTCACTCCAAAGGTAGTTGAGAAAATCCCTGGACTAAAATACGAGCCATTTCACCTAAAGACAAAGGGCGATTACGGCGAGGTTGCGAGCAAGGTCTTTGCCGTGCTTATCACTATGGACGAGGCAAAGGGAGTGAGCTTGTTTGATGAAAATTCGCTATTTAAAAAGGCTAAATTTGCCTACTACAAAGCTTATCACGACAAAAAAGAGCGCTGGGGCGATGGCAAAGATGCTGAGGGCTTTTTAAAGACCGGACTTGATGCAGCTGGCGTTAGCAAAGCAGACTACGAAAAAGAGCTAGCTAATCCAAAAGTGACTGAGCTACTTAAAAAGTGGGATGAGAGCTATGACGTGGCTAAAATTCAAGGCGTGCCAGCATTTGTCGTAAATGGCAAATATCTCATCATGACAAAATCAATCAGCTCGCTTGACGGCATGGCAGCACTCATCGAAGAGCTTCTTAAAAAATAA
- a CDS encoding type II toxin-antitoxin system YafQ family toxin translates to MLEIEYSKSFKKAFKKLNESEKKLTKDIIWQLANNEELASKYKDHALIGSYKGFRECHVKPDLLLIYKKQNEILLLTCVEVGSHSELFQ, encoded by the coding sequence ATGCTTGAGATAGAGTATTCAAAGAGTTTTAAGAAAGCTTTTAAAAAGCTAAATGAAAGCGAAAAAAAATTAACTAAAGATATCATCTGGCAGTTAGCAAATAACGAGGAATTAGCATCAAAGTATAAAGATCACGCTCTTATTGGAAGCTATAAAGGCTTTAGAGAGTGTCATGTTAAGCCAGACTTGCTCTTGATATATAAAAAACAAAACGAAATTTTACTTCTTACATGCGTTGAAGTAGGAAGCCACAGCGAGCTTTTTCAATAA